A stretch of the Stegostoma tigrinum isolate sSteTig4 chromosome 34, sSteTig4.hap1, whole genome shotgun sequence genome encodes the following:
- the LOC125446293 gene encoding muscarinic acetylcholine receptor M2-like, protein MPGQETNLQDAGVLDDGYKQESGVLFTREDGSQGARTPSCIGDLISVHHDKRMTNVLETNESHSSTNGLLDVAGGSSSNTVGMVFIVIAAGSLSLVTIVGNFLILVSIKDNRHLRTINNYFIFSLACADFIIGAFSMNLYTVYIVVGKCPLGPMVCDLWLAVDYVVSYASSLNHLMISLDHYFCVTKPVHYPLKERLKMVLMMIAAAWGLPFILWVPPIIFWQYIGGERTVNEGECYVQFFSNPAVTLSIGTASFYLPAIIMVTLYTFISRASKCRIKQYKTAPETSNSTVSSSPVKGKKVKANNNRIPTIPVVPLHDRAQSGKIPDQLTADGYDQSHQDELTNDSTYLSALPANENQEEAIQGKTSVYVAQNYFRIDNTNCFSTKGICKFEKDVDCGNTAGILPNISRIKRNVPMIRTGHNLVNIKRTTSKKVSKSREHQVTRTILAIILASIITGTPYYVMMVLSTFCSICIPDTMWTIGYWLCYINSTINPVCYALCNTIFKKTFKNLLSCKYKIIGTTK, encoded by the exons ATGCCCGGCCAGGAGACCAACTTGCAGGATGCAGGAGTCCTGGATgatggatataaacaggagagtgGGGTCCTGTTCACCCGAGAAGATGGATCTCAGGGAGCTAGAACACCATCATGTATTGG GGATTTGATATCTGTGCATCACGACAAAAGGATGACCAATGTTCTGGAGACAAATGAATCTCACAGCAGCACTAATGGTTTGCTTGATGTTGCAGGAGGGAGTTCCAGTAATACAGTGGGAATGGTCTTCATTGTTATTGCAGCAGGATCTTTAAGTTTGGTGACCATTGTTGGAAACTTTCTGATCCTAGTATCTATCAAAGACAACAGACATTTGCGAACTATTAATAACTACTTTATTTTCAGCTTAGCCTGTGCGGATTTCATTATTGGTGCATTCTCTATGAACCTATACACCGTTTACATTGTGGTTGGAAAGTGCCCTCTGGGTCCAATGGTATGTGATTTATGGCTTGCTGTAGATTATGTTGTCAGCTATGCCTCTTCCTTGAACCACCttatgatcagccttgatcactACTTCTGCGTGACAAAGCCGGTTCACTACCCTTTGAAGGAAAGACTGAAGATGGTCTTGATGATGATTGCAGCTGCTTGGGGATTGCCATTTATCCTGTGGGTGCCGCCGATTATCTTCTGGCAGTACATCGGAGGGGAGCGGACAGTTAACGAAGGTGAGTGTTATGTACAGTTCTTCTCAAATCCAGCTGTCACTCTCAGTATCGGTACAGCTTCTTTCTATCTCCCTGCTATAATCATGGTGACTTTGTATACATTCATATCTCGTGCAAGCAAATGCCGAATTAAACAGTATAAAACAGCACCTGAAACAAGTAATTCCACAGTTTCTTCTAGCCCAGTGAAAGGTAAAAAAGTAAAAGCAAATAATAACAGAATTCCAACAATTCCTGTTGTGCCTCTGCATGATCGAGCGCAAAGTGGCAAAATACCCGATCAATTGACAGCTGATGGCTATGACCAAAGTCATCAAGATGAGCTCACTAATGATTCAACTTATCTCAGTGCGTTGCCTGCGAATGAGAATCAGGAAGAAGCAATCCAAGGCAAAACAAGTGTTTATGTGGCACAAAATTATTTTCGGATTGACAACACCAATTGCTTCTCAACGAAGGGAATTTGTAAATTTGAAAAAGATGTGGACTGTGGCAACACAGCAGGAATACTCCCAAATATCAGCAGGATTAAAAGGAATGTCCCAATGATCAGAACAGGCCATAATTTAGTTAACATAAAAAGGACTACATCGAAGAAGGTTTCTAAATCTCGAGAGCATCAGGTAACCAGAACCATACTAGCTATCATCCTTGCATCCATCATTACTGGAACACCGTACTATGTCATGATGGTGTTGAGCACTTTCTGCTCAATTTGTATCCCTGACACAATGTGGACCATTGGATATTGGCTCTGTTACatcaacagcaccatcaacccaGTCTGTTATGCTCTGTGCAATACCATCTTCAAGAAAACCTTCAAGAATCTTCTCTCATGCAAGTACAAAATTATCGGTacaacaaaatga